A window of Ktedonobacterales bacterium contains these coding sequences:
- a CDS encoding serine/threonine-protein kinase, translating into MQSMGALSGRQLADYELGALRGEDEFGLMYEARHLNLGRSFALRVLSDQFTFAQGFEENFWRVTQVLSALEHANLLTLDDFGMDGPYAYLVTPLVEGLTLDAWLRQRPGQAVNPAQVLRLFGQMLAGLGHAHQVGVTHLGLTPRHLLIQPNGHLLIANFGLPHLAEQLLIAWNGSRSFGDPLYLAPEQMPGRTPDGVAADLYALGVVLYRLLTGALPFEGAPQAILSAKLAGPPSLLAKRPELPAPLETLVQRALAPSPADRWPNAAALSGAFYQALGQANPLPSSSPPAGAPGALLGSGGDVSPGSASGFFSGGASERREPVPPAQPPAGPPALKGEPSVVVAFSSAGKGRVGLPPPPPGWRPEGAWPQSEPLRAPGFLRRLGIAAFKVLALLVLLALLGFAIFYGYQRLVQLQHQIATPTPTAPSPTPKHQHRQSFSAETALL; encoded by the coding sequence ATGCAATCAATGGGAGCCTTATCAGGGCGGCAGTTGGCAGACTATGAGTTGGGTGCGCTGCGGGGTGAAGATGAATTTGGGCTGATGTATGAGGCACGCCATCTCAACCTGGGGCGCTCTTTTGCATTGCGGGTGCTTTCCGACCAGTTCACCTTTGCGCAGGGCTTCGAGGAGAACTTCTGGCGTGTGACCCAGGTGCTATCGGCGCTGGAGCATGCCAACCTGCTCACTCTGGATGACTTTGGCATGGATGGCCCCTATGCCTATCTGGTGACGCCCTTAGTGGAGGGTCTGACGCTGGATGCCTGGCTGCGTCAACGACCAGGGCAGGCGGTTAATCCAGCGCAGGTGCTGCGTTTATTCGGGCAGATGCTTGCAGGGCTGGGCCACGCGCATCAGGTCGGTGTGACCCATCTGGGCCTCACTCCTAGGCATCTGTTGATTCAGCCAAACGGCCATCTGCTCATTGCTAATTTTGGCTTGCCCCACCTCGCCGAGCAGCTTTTGATCGCCTGGAACGGGAGCCGCTCTTTTGGCGATCCGCTGTATCTGGCGCCGGAGCAAATGCCGGGGCGCACGCCGGATGGCGTGGCTGCTGATTTGTACGCGCTGGGCGTCGTTCTCTATCGGCTGCTGACAGGCGCGCTGCCCTTCGAGGGTGCGCCGCAGGCGATCCTGAGTGCAAAGCTGGCGGGGCCGCCTTCGCTGCTGGCGAAGCGCCCTGAACTGCCCGCGCCCCTGGAAACGCTTGTGCAGCGGGCGCTCGCGCCTTCCCCCGCTGATCGCTGGCCCAACGCGGCGGCGCTGAGCGGAGCGTTTTACCAGGCGCTGGGGCAGGCCAACCCGCTTCCGTCGTCCTCGCCGCCCGCTGGCGCGCCAGGGGCGCTGCTGGGGTCTGGTGGGGATGTGTCCCCCGGAAGCGCCTCCGGTTTCTTCAGCGGCGGAGCCTCGGAACGCCGCGAACCTGTGCCGCCTGCCCAGCCTCCCGCCGGGCCGCCAGCCCTCAAAGGGGAACCCTCGGTTGTGGTTGCCTTTAGCAGCGCGGGCAAGGGCAGGGTGGGCCTGCCGCCTCCCCCGCCGGGATGGCGTCCTGAAGGGGCCTGGCCGCAAAGCGAGCCGCTGCGTGCGCCGGGCTTTCTGCGCCGTCTGGGCATTGCCGCGTTCAAGGTGCTGGCGCTGCTGGTGCTGCTGGCCTTGTTAGGCTTTGCCATCTTCTACGGCTATCAGCGTTTGGTCCAGCTGCAACATCAAATAGCAACCCCCACGCCAACGGCGCCATCACCCACGCCGAAGCATCAGCATCGGCAAAGCTTTTCCGCCGAAACCGCTCTCCTTTAG
- a CDS encoding D-alanyl-D-alanine carboxypeptidase family protein: protein MRKNLKQKQEGKRLMRRIFLLSVAFTLVAEAVLVIPILAFTPIGDHFFKSFAPPATPTPRSSTLGLQAVGAAPIVQARAAYLIDADTGKVLLDVRGSQRLPMASTAKIMTAILAIETAKLDQTVTIKQDAVNEVNKYKGSSAGLVVGDQMSLRDLLYGLMLPSGDDAAIAIADAVGGNASNFVQKMNSYAKQLGLTQTHYVNPDGLTYLTAQGKPDPNQYSSAGDLARLARHAMANPFFAQLVQLQHYVLFPTNFHHAYIWDGINSLLSTYPGATGVKTGYTEEAGYCLVFAATNGQHHLIGALLHDTDDNQRYVDARALLDWGFGLPVGPTS, encoded by the coding sequence ATGAGAAAAAATCTGAAACAGAAGCAAGAAGGCAAACGGCTGATGAGGCGCATTTTCCTGCTTAGCGTGGCCTTTACCCTGGTCGCTGAAGCAGTGCTGGTGATCCCCATCTTGGCCTTTACTCCCATAGGAGACCATTTTTTCAAGTCGTTTGCCCCCCCGGCGACACCCACGCCCAGATCGTCCACACTCGGCCTTCAAGCAGTAGGCGCAGCGCCTATCGTGCAGGCCAGAGCAGCGTATCTGATTGACGCGGATACCGGCAAGGTGCTGCTCGATGTGCGCGGCTCGCAGCGGCTTCCTATGGCGAGTACCGCGAAGATCATGACAGCCATCCTCGCTATTGAAACCGCCAAGCTCGACCAGACCGTCACCATCAAGCAAGATGCAGTGAACGAAGTCAATAAGTACAAAGGAAGTTCGGCAGGTCTGGTGGTCGGCGATCAGATGAGCCTGAGAGATTTGCTCTATGGGCTGATGCTGCCATCAGGGGATGACGCCGCCATCGCCATTGCTGACGCCGTTGGCGGAAACGCCAGCAACTTTGTCCAGAAGATGAACAGCTATGCGAAGCAGCTTGGCCTGACTCAAACGCACTATGTCAATCCAGACGGCCTCACCTATCTCACCGCGCAAGGCAAACCTGATCCCAATCAATACAGCAGCGCGGGTGATCTGGCGCGCCTGGCGCGGCACGCGATGGCAAATCCGTTCTTTGCCCAACTGGTGCAACTCCAGCATTATGTGCTGTTCCCCACCAATTTCCATCACGCCTACATCTGGGATGGCATCAATAGCCTGCTTAGCACGTATCCAGGCGCCACAGGCGTGAAAACAGGCTACACCGAAGAGGCGGGATACTGCCTGGTCTTCGCGGCAACCAACGGGCAGCACCACCTCATCGGCGCCTTGCTGCATGATACCGATGACAATCAACGCTACGTAGACGCCAGGGCGTTGCTGGATTGGGGCTTTGGACTCCCCGTAGGTCCAACCTCGTGA